A segment of the Alkalispirillum mobile genome:
GCCCCCTGCTCGACACCCTGACCAGCGAGCCGAGGGCGTTCGAGGTGGAGGGGCAGCAATACAACGCCGATGAGTCAAGACGCTTCCACCAGCAGGCCATCCTCAACTGCCTGCAATGGATCGTCTCCGGCGTGGGCGACGGCGTATACGGACCAAAGCGCACCTTCTCCGCCGACGACCCCAACCCGGCCCAGAAACTGTTCGAGAAGGCCGTGATCCGCATGGGGCGCGACGGACGGCCCACCAGCGAGGCGAAGCGCGAAGCCTATGAGGAGAACCGACGACGTCTGGACAGCTTTATGCCAACACCTTCACCAACTGCGGGTGGGCGCGAGGAGCGCAGGAAATACGACAATGCCGTTCGGATGTTATCCAGGCATCTGTCGCCGATTGACTGAGGAGCAAGAATCAACAGGTATGTCTTGGGGTGTGTTCATGGGACGGAAACATGTCTTTACGTAATATAAAAATCACTATTTTCGCGGTCCTTGTTCTTTCATTGGCAGGTGATCCTGTGGCCTCACCTGTTAATGCCGACCCAACGCCGGACCTTGACCAGACCGCCCAGCAGGCCAGGGAAGAAGGCATGCGCCTGTACGGCATCCGCTGGCGCAGCGTGGCCATTCCCCACCTGGAAAAAGCGGCCGAAGCCGGCGATGTCGAGTCCATGTACTACCTGGGCGAAATCCACCGCTTCATGGACCGCGGCATGTCCCGCGAGGCCATCGACTGGTATCACCGCGCCGCCCTGGGGGGCGATCCCTACGCCATGCTTCGCCTGAACTGGGGCATGATCTGCGAGCTGGCCGATATTTGTCCCGAGGACCACGACACCTGGGTCGACAAGGCCCTCGAACAAGAATTGCCCAGAGCCAGGGACGGCGACCCGGAGGCCATGCTTGCGCTGTATTCGATCTACGTTGCACTAGATGATGCTGAGGAGGGGCGAAACTGGCTGCGCCAGTCGGCCAAGGCGGGCCACCCCCAGGCACAGGACCTGTGGGCGAGTCGGATTCAGGAGCGCTCCGACGAATGGCCGCCACTGCTCGAAGACGTCAAAGCCGCCGAACCCTGGTTCCGAAAGGCCGCAGAGCAGGGCTATGCACCGGCCATGGATAACCTAGCCGGTAATCTGTGGCATCAGGAGGACGGGGAAAACGCCTGGAAATGGGTCGTGCGCGGCTCCGAGCACGGTTATGTAAACAACCGAGTCGTCTACGGCATATGCCATCTCAAACCTGACGATTGGGAGGATTGCCCTAAAGACAACGATCCGATCAAAGGCTGGGCCGTCCTCCACGCCGCCTACAAAGAGACCCGCAACGACGATGCCCGATGGTATTTGGAGGAATTTTCCAACCTCCTCACCGATGAAGAAATCGCCCAGGCCGAGAAATTGGCCGAGGACTGGCTGACCCGCGACCCGCCGTTGTCCTACTTCCCGCCGAAATACGGCTTTTAGGGAGAGGTGTCGCATGGACGCAGCCGGCACCGATCTCGCCGCCCACAACCACTGCCGCCTGCTGTGGCAGCCGCCCGAAGGCCTGCTTGCGCGCCTGCCGCGCTACCAGGCGCTGGCCCGCATCCACCGCGAGGACCGTGCCCACCGGGAGGCCGGGCAGTGGAAGACCCTCACCACCACCGAGATCAACCCCGAAGTGCGCGCCGGCGTCGGAGGCGGCGCCGCCTTCCGGATCGGTCTGGACAACGGCCGGTTCGTGCTGCACGCCTCCCTGCGCCTGGTGCTCGGCATCGGCGGCGGAGGCAGCGTGCGCCTCACCCTCGACACCCGCCACCTGGACCTGTGGCTGACCATGCTCCACCAGGCCCTGGTCGATGTCGGCTACGAGCGGGTCGACTGGATCGACGAAGACGCCTTCGAGCAGATGAGCATGCTCGCCTACCTGTCCGCCGTCACCCTGGTCGACGCCAGCCTGTTCCTGCTGCGCACCACCTACAGCATCCGCCAGTGGTTCGAGCGCTTCACCCGCCGCTGCGACATGGCCAGCCGCATCGCCTACACGCTCGTCAACGATCCGCAGCGGGCCGCCATCGCTGCCTGGGTGCGCCAGCTCCCGCCCGAGGCCCTCGGGCCCCTGCTCAACACCCTGACCAGCGAGCCGAGGGCATTCGAGGTGGAAGGTGACCAATTCAATGCCGAACAGTCACGGCGCTTCCACCAACAAGCCATACTCAACTGCCTGCAATGGATCGTCTCCGGCGTGGGCGAAGGCGTATACGGACCCAAGCGCTTCTTCTTGGCCGACGACCCCAACCCGGCACAGAAGCTGTTCGAGAAGGCCGTGATCCGCATGGGTCGCGACGGACGGCCTACCAGCGAGTCAAGGCGCGATGCCTATGAGAAGAATCGACGGCGTCTGGATAGCTTTATGCCATCACCATCGCCAACGGCGGGTGGGCGCGAGGAGCGCAGGAAATACGACAATGCCGTTCGGATGTTATCCAGGCATCTGTCGCCGATTAACTGAGGATCAAGAGCCGATAGGTACGTCTTGGGGTGTGTTCATGGGACGGAAACATGTCTTTACGTAATATAAAAATCACTATTTTCGCGGTCCTTGTTCTTTCATTGGCAGGTGATTCTGTGGCCTCACCTGTTAATGCCGACCCAACGCCAGAACTTGATCAGGCCGCCCAGCAGGCCAAGGAGGAAGGTATGCGCCTGTGGGGTCTCCATGAATGGATCGAATTGCAGCCATACCTTGAGACGGCTGCCGAGGCCGGCGACGCCGAGGCCATGTATTACCTGGGCGAAGCCAACCGTCTGCTCGACCGCGGCATGTCCCGCGAGGCCATCGACTGGTACCACGGCGCCGCCCTGGGGGGCGATCCCCACGCCATGCTTCGTCTGAACTGGGGCATGATCTGCGAGCTGGCCGACATCTGCCCCGAGGACCACGACAGCTGGGTCGACAAGGCCCTGGAGCAGGAACTGCCCAGAGCCAGGGACGGCGACCCGGAGGCCATGCTTGCGCTGTATTCGATCTACGTTGCACTAGATGATGCTGAGGAGGGGCGAAACTGGCTGCGCCAGTCGGCCAAGGCGGGCCACCCCCAGGCACAGGACCTGTGGGCGAGTCGGATTCAGGAGCGCTCCGGCGAATGGCCGCCACCGCTTGAAGACGTCAAAGCCGCCGAGCCCTGGTTCCGCAAGGCCGCAGAGCAGGGCTATGCACCGGCCATGAACAACCTTGCCGGCAATCTGTGGCGGCAGGACGATGTGGAGGGCTCGTGGAAGTGGGTCGTGCATGGATCTGAACATGGCCATGTGGAGAATCGGACTACCTACGGTGGCTGCCATCTCGCGCCCGAAGATCTGACTTATTGCCCGGAGGACAACGATCCGATCAAGGGCTGGGCGATACTCCGCGCCGTTTATGAAGAAACTCGACACCAGAACGCCAAATGGTACCTGGAAGAGTTCCCCGATCTACTCACCGACGAAGAAATCGCCGAGGCCGAAAAACTGGCCGAGGACTGGCTGAACCGCGACCCGCCGTTGTCCTACTTCCCGCCGAAATACGGCTTTTAGGGAAAAGTAGCGCATGGACGCAGCCGGCACCGGCCCTGCCGCCCACAACCACTGCCGCCTGCTGTGGCAGCCGCCCGTCGACTTGCTCGCGCGCCTGCCCCGCTACCAGGCCATCGAACGCAGCTACCGACAGGGTCAAGCCCACCGGGAGGCCGGGCAGTGGAAGACGCTCACCACCGCCGAGATCAACTCCGAAGTGCAGGTCGGCGTGGGCGGCGGGGGCAGCGTGCGCCTGACCCTCGACCCCCGCCACCTGGACCTGTGGCTGACCATGCTCCACCAGGCCCTGGTCGATGTCGGCTACGAGCGGGTCGACTGGATCGACGAAGACGCCTTCGAGCAGATGAGCATGCTCGCCTACCTGTCCGCCGTGACCCTGGTCGACGCCAGCCTGTTCCTGCTGCGCACCACCTACAGCATCCGCCAGTGGTTCGAGCGCTTCACCCGCCGCCGCGACATGGCCAGCCGCATCGCCTACACGCTCGTCAACGACCCGCAGCGGGCTGCCATCGCTGCCTGGGTGCGCCAGCTCCCGCCGGAAGCCCTTGGGCCCCTGCTCGACACGCTGACCAGCGAGCCGAGGGCTTTCGAGGTGGAGGTCGAACACGATGGCCGGAAACAGGTGCAACGCTTCGGGCGCGAGCAGGCGCTCGTGTTCCACCAGCAGGCCATCCTCAACTGCCTGCAATGGATCGTCTCCGGCGTGGGCGAAGGCGTATATGGACCAAAGCGCATCTTCTCTGCTGACGACCCCAACCCGGCACAGAAGCTGTTCGAGAAGGCCGTGATCCGCATGGGCCGCGACGGACGCCCCACCAGCGAGTCGAAGCACGATGCTTATGGGGAGAACCGACGGCGTCTGGATGAGTTCATGAGCCGTGATATGGAAGTGCAGGCACGGCGGGAGATTCTACAGAAGTACTCAATGGCGGCTCGTCGCCTGACAACACACCTCCGGACCCAGTAGGCAAGCTTTGTCCAGAACACTCGCCGATCACTGGGCTGCGGGTTTTCATGGCGTGTGTGAATGAAAGGTGGTTGGCCGGAGTTGCCCCGCCGGAATCAATATTGAAAGGGAAACCAACCGAGTATGCGCTATTCAAATTTCCTTCCTCAGACGGCCGGGATCATTCTGCTCACATCATTATTTGTGTCTGCCGTCGCCAGCGATCAGCACGATGTGACTCTTGAAACCTCTGCCCAACAAGCCAAGGAAGAAGGCATGCGCCTGTGGGGTCTCCATGAATGGATCGAATTGCAGCCATACCTTGAGACGGCTGCCGAGGCCGGCGACGTCGAGGCCATGTATTACCTGGGCGAAGCCAACCGTCTGCTGGACCGCGGCATGTCCCGAGAAGCCATCGACTGGTACCACCGCGCTGCCCTGGGGGGCGATCCCCACGCGATGCTAAGGCTGGAGTGGGGCATGATCTGCAAGCTGGCCGATATCTGCCCCGCGGACCACGACACCTGGGTCGACAAGGCCCTCGAGCAGGAACTGCCAAGGGCCGAGGAGGGCGACCCGGAGGCCATGTCGACCCTCTTCGATGTCTACAACATGCTCGGCGAGCCCCGGACAGCCCTGGACTGGCTCGAACGTGCCGCTGAGGCCGGCAACCCGGAAGCCCAGGATTGGCTGGGAACCATCACTCAGGAGCGCTCCGACGAATGGCCGCCACCGCTCGAAGACGTCAAAGCCGCCGAACCCTGGTTCCGCAAGGCCGCCGAGCAGGGCTATGCACCGGCCATGCATCACCTCGTTAGTAACCTCGTCCGCCAGAGAAGCACCGAAGACGCCTGGGAGTGGGTCGTCAAGGGCTCCAAGAGCGGGCACGTCCGCAAAAGGATCACATATGCCGTTTGCCAGCTCGCGCCCGAGGACTTGATTTACTGCCATCCAGCGGAGGCGGATCCCGTCAAAGGTTGGGCAATTTTATTGGCACTGGATGAAGAAACCCGTACCGACAGCGCACAGTGGAATCTCGACTATTACGCCGACCGGCTGGATGACGAAGAAATCGCCCGGGCCG
Coding sequences within it:
- a CDS encoding tetratricopeptide repeat protein codes for the protein MSLRNIKITIFAVLVLSLAGDPVASPVNADPTPDLDQTAQQAREEGMRLYGIRWRSVAIPHLEKAAEAGDVESMYYLGEIHRFMDRGMSREAIDWYHRAALGGDPYAMLRLNWGMICELADICPEDHDTWVDKALEQELPRARDGDPEAMLALYSIYVALDDAEEGRNWLRQSAKAGHPQAQDLWASRIQERSDEWPPLLEDVKAAEPWFRKAAEQGYAPAMDNLAGNLWHQEDGENAWKWVVRGSEHGYVNNRVVYGICHLKPDDWEDCPKDNDPIKGWAVLHAAYKETRNDDARWYLEEFSNLLTDEEIAQAEKLAEDWLTRDPPLSYFPPKYGF
- a CDS encoding tetratricopeptide repeat protein, with protein sequence MRLWGLHEWIELQPYLETAAEAGDAEAMYYLGEANRLLDRGMSREAIDWYHGAALGGDPHAMLRLNWGMICELADICPEDHDSWVDKALEQELPRARDGDPEAMLALYSIYVALDDAEEGRNWLRQSAKAGHPQAQDLWASRIQERSGEWPPPLEDVKAAEPWFRKAAEQGYAPAMNNLAGNLWRQDDVEGSWKWVVHGSEHGHVENRTTYGGCHLAPEDLTYCPEDNDPIKGWAILRAVYEETRHQNAKWYLEEFPDLLTDEEIAEAEKLAEDWLNRDPPLSYFPPKYGF
- a CDS encoding tetratricopeptide repeat protein, which translates into the protein MRLWGLHEWIELQPYLETAAEAGDVEAMYYLGEANRLLDRGMSREAIDWYHRAALGGDPHAMLRLEWGMICKLADICPADHDTWVDKALEQELPRAEEGDPEAMSTLFDVYNMLGEPRTALDWLERAAEAGNPEAQDWLGTITQERSDEWPPPLEDVKAAEPWFRKAAEQGYAPAMHHLVSNLVRQRSTEDAWEWVVKGSKSGHVRKRITYAVCQLAPEDLIYCHPAEADPVKGWAILLALDEETRTDSAQWNLDYYADRLDDEEIARAEKLAEDWLNRDPPLSYFPPKYGF